The following is a genomic window from Nymphaea colorata isolate Beijing-Zhang1983 chromosome 3, ASM883128v2, whole genome shotgun sequence.
TTTGAACGTGAAAGAAATAGGCCCATACACTTCCGAGGAAGGTCTGTGTGGGGTTTTGTCGGGCAAGAACTCTCGAAGTGGGTTCGCTTGAATGGTTTCGAGACCCTTCTATCTAGGGCTGAATTTGTCCCATGTTATGATGAGCGCAGACCACACATATTTCAGATGCAATACAGATTCTTCTCGTGCAGCAAATGACGGTTAGTGCAACTGGTCAGGGCAGGGTGGCGTGTTGAACGCATGCCATCTGTTCTATTTATGGAGGGCGCTCTCCTGATGGAATTGAGGAGTGTAGGTTTGGGTTGCGGGTGCCCTTATCGTTGCCAATGTGACTGGATTTTaactccactctctctctctctctaaaaagaTTTGAGTTGACGTTGGAGTTCGGAAACCTTTAGATGTGATAGTGCCTCTGACTTAAATGtcctaattttttcatttaatccAGCTTTCCAAAAGATCACACAAAGTAGCATCGACTCTAACCAGTACCCATGGTATTTTAAGGCAGAGGAAGAACATCTGTAGGACGACTGCATAAAGATGACATCATAAAAGCAACCTGGAAACAAATTTAGGGTCACAGTGCACAAATAGTTCATGTTGATCACTGAAAATCTACTCTCAAAGTTTTGAAACCAGTCCGTTCTGCATAGGCTTTGCAACTCCATTGTCCTTTATATCTGTATCACAAGGAGATGGTGGGACATCAACTGCTGGTGAGCAATTGAAGAAGCCATGGGGCTGCATACAACAATTTGATGCTGTTAGAAATGGATAACTGCAACACACCAAAGCCCCTCGACCTTCCCTTGAGATGAAATGGTTATACTGCTCTCAATGGGAAGGATAGAAGGGATAACAATACAAAAAGAATGTTGCATATGCATGATATATAAGCATGACAACATTCAATGGAAGATCTGGTCCATGGATTGAAGCTTTAAATTTCAAAGGTCGGTGAAGAAATCaccattttgtaaaaaaaaaaaaagaaaaagaaaaaagaaaagaggaattGCCAAGAATTTGGGAGAAGAAAAGCTCTATAGTACAATCTACCACAAGCTATCGAAGGTTGGTATACACAGGCCAAACCTTTCACCACCACAAAGTCTTAGCTGAATGTAAATGCAAAAATGAATTAAGTCCCTAAACCATGTCCTGCACCTATCCTGCAGGATTTCTCTTTTCACCAGGTTGGCACAAATATGACAGTCACCGTGAACCTACATTTCTAGCGAAATGGAACATCTATGTTAGAAAAGAGTATTGCACCAtagattgtgtgtgtgtgtctgtgtgcacAGGATTTTTCTTTACACCAGGTTCGCACAATATGACACTGGGAACCTAGATTTCTAGGGAAATGGAACATCTATGTTAGAAAAGAGTATTGCACCATAGTTGTCTGTGTCTGTATGCGTAGATTGGTATTGCACTTAGGTCAGGGTTCTGCTTTCGGATTCTAAAATAAAGCTGAAGAAAGAGatctataaaattttctcaaaatggCGAGTAAAGAGAAGTGCATCATGGATTTGGCAAAGAAATCAATACCTATATGACTTCTGGGAGCAAATGCATGCAATTGATACAAaggaataagaagaaaaagaaagaaatactgGATCTTAGCAATACCAACATACCAGTAGCATAAAACCTAGTCTGTCCACAGGCATGACAGGCCAGTCCTCCAATCGAGGGATGTGTGTGATTCCAAAGACATACCTGAAATGGATGATCAACGTGATTTTAGATAGTTCACAATGTGgcaataaatatttgaaatagtTAAATCGGCTAAATGGCTAGGACCTAGGTCATTTCAGGATCAGCTGGTCACTAACCAATATCAGCATTAAGAGAAGATTAGATAGATTATTTGTCTACAATGAAATGCAATCCATGCTGCTAGAAAAGTTAACATGAATGCATACAAGACACTACAGATTTCCAGCTGCtgtgaagatcaagttgcactATCCACATGATAGCATGAGTAACAAGTTTAAACCACAATCTGAGGAGTCCActgtcatctttttcttccaaaatgagTTTCAGTAAAAAGAACAGACAAGTTTGCGCACAAAGCATCCACTAGAAAGAAAACCACAAGtaccaaaataggaaaaagaaaaagaaaaaaaacacgaCAGAAACAAATTAAGGAGAGGGCAGAAAACCGAAAAAACCTAGCTACTAGTGGATCTTCAGAAAGCCACAGCCTTGGGGGATCTAATCTAGCCAAATCATGGCCTTCTGATTTTCTTTAAAAGAGGACCCAAGTGCCAGATGATTAATCAAGACTATTGAATTTGTTTGTTGTGGCCAACATAACTGAAACATCTTTACTTCAAGCCAAAGAAACCATCAGAAAGCAAAGTTTGTAGCAGCAGGAACTTTTTCCCTTTGACACTCATTCAGGGAGCAAAAGCAACTAGCTGCATCCAGGAAATTATTTTGTTGTGCTAACGACATTAACAACTGAAAAATTTTATCTATAAAAATAAGAAGTATAACAATTAAGAACAGTAAACAACTttccaaatataaaattttgttttctccttcagTTATAGACTAAAAATTCAGTGTTTTATGTATCGTTCAGTATAGCAAATAAGTAATGATTAATCATAACTCTGGGAGAAACCAACACTGTACACCCTCCAACAAGTTTAACGGACGTAAGTATCCTGTGTCAGGTATCACTTATGATACACCATCTATCTTACTTTTCAGGACAATATGCAAGGTCCATTGCTTTATACCTCCAAATACATAAAGAGTACAGGAactttgggttttttttttggttcctcTTTGCACTCTGCAGTTACATATATTATGGGCAGGCTTGgacttccatttttctttctcgtctccttttttttttggaagccTATAGTtgcctcaaaataaaaaaaaaatgttcttattaaattttctttaatcTTGTACATGTTAATTATTGGGAATGATTCAGGTTAAGTTTTAATTACCGTGTGAAAATTTTCACACTactctaaaatattttttaatcattgTACACTTAATATTTTACGAGATTGAAGGTGTTATGTCTTCTCTCACaataaaataaggaaaaaatagCAGCAAATGCTTGGCCTTCTGCCAGATCACATAAAATAAATAGCATAAGTAGAAGTAGAACTAACCAAAGAACAATATCTGTTTCCTCAAGGGGACGATTTTGTTGCACCCATGTGGCTAGCCCTTCACCAGCGCGTGGATTTTGATTAGGAAACTCGCCTCCAGGATACCTTTCTTCACGATTATAAGCTGTGACCCAGAGGTTGTGCTTCAGGAAGGCAGCCCTTCGCAAGAACTTTGCTTCAGAACCAGCCAAAGGCAAGCAATTTGAACCAGGCATCAGTTTATAGCCAGTGAGTTGTCCTGTTCGGTTTACAGCTCTTGTATTTCGAATCTATAGACGCCAAAAAATCTTCTTAGAAACTTCTTATGCTTCCAGATAGCAAAATAGTGCAACCCTAAGATAACTAATTAAATTCAAGAAAGCTAATGATGAGGCAGGAGGCAGGACTGGGTTCATGTGAAACCAATAAAATAAACTGTAATAAGTATTTTCCAAATCTAAAGTATATACCCATCTTCTTAATTTAAGGTATTGAGTAAACAATTGACATTTGTATACAGAAAAACTGCTCAAATTATCAACAATGGTAAATCTACTTCAGAAAACTCAACCAAAAGATTTTCCTGTGAAATGCCTCTTAGCCATCATACATTTCCTCAAAGTAAATTACCAATTACCTTCTTTATTGAAGAGAAGCTTCTTGCATGTATGACCCTTTTGTTCCTTAACAAGGCAACTTATTCCAGCTGCCAAAgcaatttttccattttatttccCAAAGGCATTTACTTAGTTATATTCTTTCTTTCAAGTGCATCTTGAcagtttcaaactttcaactTTCATCCATGAAATGGATGGTCATGTGAAAACATAGGCTCTTTCATGTGCCACTGTCATCAATTGATAGGGTGCACACTGAACACATACCATGAAAGCCCGACCTTGGGCCTTGTAAGCTTGCCTCAATTACAAATATCAAGGATTATAACACTGGTCAAAGCTTGAACACACATGCTCAGTCAAACAACCTATctatgtaaaaggaaaaaaccatgaGCATAGACATTCCAATAGTAGGATGTTAGATATTAAACCAGAATCTAACATTactaaacatcaaattttgattagCAAATGAATTTGGATTAGATATAGGATTTTCCTAGATGAATTTTATGATATCCTAATCTGattataagtaaaaaaaaaaaaaaaaattgcattgcATATTGCAATTTGTACATCCAAATCCATACCCAAATCCAAGACTGATTACCAATAGCAAGTTTAGTGGGTGGGATGCTGGCTACACTGGACCTGAAATGGATCTACTTATCTCCctacaagagaggaagagggaagtaCTGCCAAGACCTACAATTGTTATTATCTATCCCAGGATCTGTATATGATTACCTTCACTAGCAGGACCCTGTATAAGCAAATCATAGAGGTATCCATGTTCTGGATGGCAGCTGAAGAACATTTTTTGAAGTCGGTCTTTGGTCCAGCGAGGCAGATGTCTGGCTTACAGTagtgaaaggagaagaaaggtttcctcttttttctgGGCAATGGATGCTATGAGCTCAGGAATAAGAATGACAGATATCTTATATAGTGCATAAGAGTCACTTTTATGGTTATCTAGCAATAGTTAAGCTAGCACCTTACTGACAGAAAGAACTAGTGAGCACCAATGGTGCAAAAAGGCAGCGATGACTTTACAAAAACAGATAAAGCAGGGATTCTTTTGCGAAATAATCAATAAGGCAGGGATTGTCTTGCAAAAATCCCATTTTTTCATCAGCTCAATTGCATGGATCACTTGGTCATAAAACTACGGTGGGGATAAAGCCTATCTCAAGTGGTCAGCTATTCAACTTTTTTGGTAATTATTACTCATACACCTAACAATCCAACAATCAGGCACAAATCTGCCTttaatatgatatttgtgtcATTTTTAGACAGCAAATCGGATGAGTTAACAATGAAGGTTTAGAATCATTTCATGTGCTACAGAACAGAAACTTCTCCATTTTCATTCTAAGTTGTTTTAGAATACATGATAAGATGAACATTTAGATAAAACTAAGACCCTTTTTTTCACATCCTATGGGTCAGAATTTCTGCATTTCTTTCCCATGTTGCTTTACATTACAGGACAAGATAAATATCTAGCTAAACTGATTACCTTCTGTTTATCAAAGTAAATTTCAAAAGTTTATGCCTATTGCCTATTCGTTTCCCATAAAAAATACTTTGATCCACAAACCAAAGGAGGGAGAAATAAATGATACAGTCCGCAAATGATATGGACACATTTATGTTTTTAGATACATAAAGGCAAGTGATAAACCTCAAAAGACAAGAACACAATTTCATTTGTAACACACAAACAAGTATCACTGCTTAATTGTTTTCCAAGAGgagaaaaagttcaaatttaatGACAAGTAAATAAATAGTGCAACAGGCAAATCTTACAATCCAGTGCCGAGCAGTCAAAGGATTACAGTCAGACATCGCTTGCAATTCAGATCGAAGCAGCTTTTCTTCTGCATAGAATGCATTATTGTGAATATTTTCCTTCCCAGGCTCTTCGACCATAACGTTGAGTTCCACAACCTAAAAGAACACCACATAGGAGCATGAGTCATATTATCTGCAGTTACGGGTTTCTCCAATGAAAATGGATGGCCAAATGTCAtactttttcttaaaaagtaCATAATGTAATGGTCATAATATCTGATTATAAATTTTgcctttttcatctttttagtACTGTCTAAAGGCGCCTAGTACTATTGACTGCTTTTGACTACATTGAAGGAGGAACCTACTTCCCTCGCTTGAGTAAAGGATTATGCATGGATAGGCAATAGTAGCAGGCATGCGTCAGCAGATGCCTTTAGAGTATTCTATGAAAGCATGAAAGATATATGATATCCAATTTAGAACTATTACACTTTTGTACTTTAATGATTATTACACACATAGCcataatatgcatataaaaagctaATACAGGGTGATGCAATAAGTGCAAAACTGTGGCCACAACGTCTCACTCTGGAGCAGATGATAAACTTCCAACTTTCAGAAGCTTTACTTGCAAAGTACCTCTTTTCATTGGTTTCTAATGATTAAATATTCATTAGCTTAGGTATCACCGCTTTTCCAAAACTACTTGTTTCTCAAGAACATGAATGCGCCAGTACTGCTAAGCAAGCATTATTCAGccagataaaagaaaaatgaatcaTGCATGTTTCCTTATTTCATCTCTCCTATTTACTAACCTAAGTTGTCAAAAGGAGGTATCtgggaaatgaaaaatgaagaaaaatcaaaccTACCTGATTGAAAGTCTCACCAGGCTTACAATCAACTGCCATATCCATACGAGCGACAAAGAAATGTTGATGAACTGGTGCATATAAGCCTGGGGCAATTGTAGTACCATATTTTCTATACTCGCCAGGTTGTAAAGCTCCTAAGCTCAAAATACCTGTAAGCTTAACTTCTGCCTCAATTTTCCCATCCTGAAACAGAAAGGAAGCAGATCTCATTTCAAAGCCCAACTCCACATGTTCCTGAACAGCAAAAGAAATGACTAAAGAAGATTCTGTAGAGGAGAACATTTATAAATACTTAGCTACTCAATccataaagaaataaagaaggTCCAACATAAATAAGATTCCAGATTCATTGAAACAAGGAGACTTGTAAACTCAAAATGAGTAAATAACTTAAGAAAAAAGCACAAGCattttttgtttacaatttaTCCTTCACCATCTAAAATTGGTCCTAGAAGAGAAACTTGGTTGCCCTTCTAGTATAATGAGAAAACATTAGCAGCATTATGTGGAAAAGTATATAAAGAGCAGCCAAATATTTCCAGTATATAATTAGCCATTAAATGTTTCATACGAAACATATCAATAATAGCACAGCTGCACAAGAACCAGATTTATAGTTACAAAAGGTCATAACTAAATAAGATAGCAAACTAACTTCAAATCTGTAGGAAAACCAATTACTGTTTTCACTGAAACAATGACTAGCAGGTTCTGTGTTTTCAGCTCAGTTAACAAGCTAAACACAGATATTAATACTGTCAATGGAACATGGTTGATGAAATATCTTTTCAAATTCCTATATTGTTTGTTATTTGTATTTTGCTGCTCATGTTAGACAAgtatttcttttgcaagaaTCCATGTCCTTGCACCATAAAATGCAAGAATAGACATCAGTGCACCAGGAAGTACAAGAATTAAAGAGAAGCATGATGGCAGAATATTATCACAACTTTTATCTGGAATTCGATGGAACGTGCATAAAAGCTAAATAGATCAAGGCAGCAGATATATGTACTTTCATGTTATTGAGCATGCCTCTCTGCAACTACAAAAGACTGTAGTACCTGCAGACAATCAAACTTCTTAGATATTGTAGTTTCCTCATGTAGGAAAAAGACATTGAAGATGAGAATGTCCTAATAAAAAACAGCAAAGGCATGCCATGAAAGTATGCAGGGGCATTCACTAATGACAAACTACTCTCCCACATTTGAATTCACTAACCATCAGTACGACCAGACTTGAGATTGATAACTCTTAGCGCTACTGAGCAGCAGAGGAATGGCTGAGTTTGAACTTTAATCGACCAAGAGAAAtgtgtctgtatatatatatatatatatacacacgccCATAAAGACTAGTAATCTTATTCCTTCACAAAGCAGCAGAGGCCTGACTGAGTTTGAATTTCAACAGACCAAGTGAAATGCGTCTGGGTTCAAAATTTATGCAagtaaacaaattttcacacaCGCACAGACACATTATGCacgtgtgtgggtgtgtgtgatgactctcAACTTATGATATTCCCTGCCCTGCAGCTCAGGGCCCACAGTCTTAGTTTACAATCTAGATCACATACAGCCTGTTGTGAACCAGAATTTGACTCCTATTCAAAAAATTCTTATGTCATTTCTAATGTCCCAGTTGACCAGAGATCTAACAAAGTGATGCACAGACTTCAGACTCCTTTCAGTTTCAACTAAATCTAACACCTATTTCAATTGGATTGACTCCTCAGATGCAATTGCTATTCTGGTTCGGGTTGATATGTGTTCCGAAAGTCAATCCACTGACAGACCGATCAATAAAGCACGTATCCTACATAAAGCTTTTACCTAAAGGATACCTAAAAAATTGCACAAACAAGAAAACTAATGCCACTCTGAACAAGCAGAAAAGGCCATTGCACATGATGCAAGTAAAGAATCTAAGTCAACAAAACCAACAACATCATGGATACCCATTCCTGACTTTGTAACCAAGGTCAGATGACCTAATACCAAATTCTGCCACGCAAAATCTCTCATGCAAATCTGAACAATCAAGGCAAACTTGTGTGAAACTGTAAATAGATGAGGCTCTCAGCGCAACAATGAAACGAGCTCCCACTGCCTATATGAATCTAAAGAGAACTTGCATCAAACATATCCATTATTGTACGGAACCACGCTAAGGGATTCTGATAGCATAAATCCAGTCATCAAAAGGCTAGTGGCTTGGGGAAATGTTTAAGAATATCTGATTGTTGTTTTCAAGCACTAAGGTGAGCACAGATGCCAGTTTAGACGAGAAAAAACTTTGTGTTAAGAattaagatattttattaattatctGTTTTTGTAACCTCAGGATTATATCTGAGAACTATATCTGCAAGATTAAAGAAAACCAGTTAATTTTAACCATGAGGAACATCAATGAGAACAATTAAATCCAGATTTTAGTGACTGGAATTTCTCTATAGTCGAAAATGTGCACAATTGCACATACATTTGGAATGCAACATGTAAAAACAGAATGTGAAAGAGGCAGCTTCCTACACCCTCCACATTAATCTGTTGCATTTGGAAATTATGCAtcaatttcatttatataattaaaaaatatccATACAAGGATTGTGAACAGTAACATTTCAATTGGTCCAATGTTTTTATCAAGCTATTTTATCTTGTATTTTTGACACTTACAAAGTGACAAATGAGATCATCACAACATTCGACTATGAACTAAGATCAGTACATCAGCAATTATGTGTTCAGTTCTCGAAGCACAGGAACAGGTTCACAGACCAGATTCACATTTAATTGCATAAAACATGGGGTGAGAAACTCACCAGCTATCTCCTTTTCAGCATGTTCCACCCTTTGTGAGTCACACCCTAGGACTCAACAGAATGAGAAGGCCCAATAAAGTAAATAGCAACATGGATTTATCAGAAAAGGAATGAGAGAATTGACACATTATTTTAAGTGGAAGCAACAAACAATTTGATTGAGACAGCTGATTGATAGAGATCTTTAGGGTACAAAGGATTTTATGGACATGAGGAACATCATCGCTGTTCATTTGTTAATTTCCAGTTGCCTATAAAGTGGTACCAGAAACTAGAAAGATCACAATGATATAGAAACTGTCAAAAGAAAATTCCACCCGTTTTAGTATAAGAATTAATGACTTGCCTGATAGAAGTGCCAAAAGAATCCATATTCATAATTTGCAACAGTACATATAAATGATACAGACAGACGCCTGGATCGCCTGACTTCAGCTAATCCTGTCCTCCAGTCTTGATGCTTCCacaaaattccaaaatcttCTTCATGCAAGCAGACACAATTCTCGATTGTCTCCACACCCCCACTGAAATTTGTAAAATGGGCATCAAAGTATTTGATAAACCCCAAACAGTCACACCCCTACATGGTAAATTAATAATATAAGCTTATACTTGATTGGCTGAATGCAACAATATGCAGCACACTAAATCAGTAATTGATTAAGAAGTGCATACTGAATTAAGAGTACCTTCTTAAGAGAGTGAGCATTTTTGCCCAAGCCATCTTCCCCAGCATCAAATGCATTTTTTCGATAATGAGGGTCATTTGGATCCCCATATGGAACAACCATTTCAACAAAGCTCAACCTATGCGCCACAGACCTCCGTCCACGACTACCATCAATATATGCAACAGAGTAGATAACCAAACCCTCCCTGGGTGTAAAACCAATTCGAAAATTCCACTGTACAACATGAAGTCAGAAAGAGATTAAGAACTTAAAGAAGATTGAAAAGTCGAACTTTTATGAAATGGACCAAattaacatgttaaaaaaaggTAACCTTTTGCCACTCCACGAAGTATCCATTAACACGAAAACTAGGACCTTCTGGCTGAATAATTTGCAATGGTTTTACATCACTTCGGTCAACACCTCCTCTGGTTTCCCCAGGGGTATAATTTCTTAAAGGATCAGCTGGAGGCAAAGGAACAAGTTTACGGTCTTCAAACTCAATAACCTCCATATTTTGCATGTCAACAAGTACATGTATGCCTTCAACTGGGCGTGCATATCCATTCTCCATTGGGCAGTCACTCTCAGTTCTGCAGAAAATAAGTGGCTTTGCAAGCCGACGGCTAGGGGCATCTGCTTCACTATGGTAACCAGCACACCTGCAAAGGATTGTCACAAATACAAGTAGGTTAAAATCCAGAAGAGAAAATGACTCGATCAAAAGATGTAAGCAAACATCTAGGATCCTACCATGGGTCCACCATAACAAGATCCATGTCTTCTATTCCCCTTTTCTTCATGGCTTCCCTGAAGGGTGGGTAATCCTTAACAACAGCTTCACATTCAGCATATTCCTCTGCATCCTGTAATCATGGTTAAAGATGACAGAAAATGCAGACCATAAGCAAATGAATCTACATTGCCTTAAGTTGGTGGCATTTAGAGCTGATAGAAGGACCTATACTAGTTCAAAAGCAATATCAACAATGGAAACTCATATGCATGAATGGCCATACTATAACTGTAAAGACAAGGAAACAGGAAATATACTTATAAAGGGTCTATACTAGTTAAACGACAATATCATATATAGGAATCATATGCATGACTAGTCATAGTCATACTGTAACTGTAAAGGGGACAGGTAGCCTCAATTAGCAGTCTAGCAAAGAACTGGACACCTAGtctataaaattttcttatttcagAGGAACTTATATCTGGCATGAAAAAAGGTAGACAGCTGCCTATCGATGAAAATAATACAAGTTCCAGTTCGCCACCAAATCCATGATTTAGTCAAGAATTTCATAGGATCCATTAGGCAATATGATATCCTGATGCTTCTGGGTCTCAAAAATGCAAATTATGAGATCATATAATGCATGAAGGGTCATATGAATGTCAATGACATATTGCACGTCTGAGTTCTACCATGGAAAATACAACTCTACGCCTAACTATTTGTGTTAAGAGAGAgacaaatttctcaaaaaaataaatgagtatatatatatatatatatatatatatatatatatatatatatatatatatatatatatatagggagagagagagagagagagagagagagcgagagaaagagagagagagagtgaatagTGACTCCAGCTATCCAAAGTCTCCCAGCCCACTCATGAGGGCCGTCCGATCtattatgagaaaaacaaggagaaaaatctATGAAGTAAGCATACAGGTTAACGAAAATGCTCGTTacccttttttcttgtttttctctcaatcatccatCACAATGGATCAACAACTCTCATGAAGGACCTGCGTGACTTTGGCTAtccagagtcaccattcaatttttcctatatatacacacacacacatgctgGAAACCTATAtcacatgggtgcttctaaatggctaCCGCACCTGTGTcgatgctggtgctggtgcttaTCCGACACAGCACATCCAGTTAGGTCAGCCAAACTGCCtcaaactgaccattttaaatgtgcacataactaaacTATCTCTAATACATAAAGTTTATACgtatatatagataaataaggctAATAAACTGTTAAATAGCTATCCAACAAATGATTCATatgcacacacgcacacacacacacacacacacgtgtgtgtgtgtatatatatatatcgccaCACCCCATGTTTTA
Proteins encoded in this region:
- the LOC116250522 gene encoding diamine oxidase [copper-containing] 1, peroxisomal isoform X1, encoding MATTEEKASLLCCQSTAPPPPSSASSASARQPPREASTIRREAAEWDVADGGDPPSKHATALSSVISPIVEPRPPESAPKVGAPIQTMVRAQTSHPLDPLSGAEISIAVATVRAAGATAEVRDSMRFVEVVLYEPEKSVVALADAYFFPPFQPSLLPRTKGGPVIPMKLPPRRARLVVYNKKSNETSIWIVELSEVHAATRGGHHRGKVISSKVVPDVQPPMDAEEYAECEAVVKDYPPFREAMKKRGIEDMDLVMVDPWCAGYHSEADAPSRRLAKPLIFCRTESDCPMENGYARPVEGIHVLVDMQNMEVIEFEDRKLVPLPPADPLRNYTPGETRGGVDRSDVKPLQIIQPEGPSFRVNGYFVEWQKWNFRIGFTPREGLVIYSVAYIDGSRGRRSVAHRLSFVEMVVPYGDPNDPHYRKNAFDAGEDGLGKNAHSLKKGCDCLGFIKYFDAHFTNFSGGVETIENCVCLHEEDFGILWKHQDWRTGLAEVRRSRRLSVSFICTVANYEYGFFWHFYQDGKIEAEVKLTGILSLGALQPGEYRKYGTTIAPGLYAPVHQHFFVARMDMAVDCKPGETFNQVVELNVMVEEPGKENIHNNAFYAEEKLLRSELQAMSDCNPLTARHWIIRNTRAVNRTGQLTGYKLMPGSNCLPLAGSEAKFLRRAAFLKHNLWVTAYNREERYPGGEFPNQNPRAGEGLATWVQQNRPLEETDIVLWYVFGITHIPRLEDWPVMPVDRLGFMLLPHGFFNCSPAVDVPPSPCDTDIKDNGVAKPMQNGLVSKL
- the LOC116250522 gene encoding diamine oxidase [copper-containing] 1, peroxisomal isoform X2; its protein translation is MATTEEKASLLCCQSTAPPPPSSASSASARQPPREASTIRREAAEWDVADGGDPPSKHATALSSVISPIVEPRPPESAPKGAPIQTMVRAQTSHPLDPLSGAEISIAVATVRAAGATAEVRDSMRFVEVVLYEPEKSVVALADAYFFPPFQPSLLPRTKGGPVIPMKLPPRRARLVVYNKKSNETSIWIVELSEVHAATRGGHHRGKVISSKVVPDVQPPMDAEEYAECEAVVKDYPPFREAMKKRGIEDMDLVMVDPWCAGYHSEADAPSRRLAKPLIFCRTESDCPMENGYARPVEGIHVLVDMQNMEVIEFEDRKLVPLPPADPLRNYTPGETRGGVDRSDVKPLQIIQPEGPSFRVNGYFVEWQKWNFRIGFTPREGLVIYSVAYIDGSRGRRSVAHRLSFVEMVVPYGDPNDPHYRKNAFDAGEDGLGKNAHSLKKGCDCLGFIKYFDAHFTNFSGGVETIENCVCLHEEDFGILWKHQDWRTGLAEVRRSRRLSVSFICTVANYEYGFFWHFYQDGKIEAEVKLTGILSLGALQPGEYRKYGTTIAPGLYAPVHQHFFVARMDMAVDCKPGETFNQVVELNVMVEEPGKENIHNNAFYAEEKLLRSELQAMSDCNPLTARHWIIRNTRAVNRTGQLTGYKLMPGSNCLPLAGSEAKFLRRAAFLKHNLWVTAYNREERYPGGEFPNQNPRAGEGLATWVQQNRPLEETDIVLWYVFGITHIPRLEDWPVMPVDRLGFMLLPHGFFNCSPAVDVPPSPCDTDIKDNGVAKPMQNGLVSKL